The Humulus lupulus chromosome 3, drHumLupu1.1, whole genome shotgun sequence genome window below encodes:
- the LOC133824290 gene encoding cytochrome P450 81Q32-like: protein MDTQFYYYVLLFISLYFISVFLLHNKNRGLPPSPAFSLPIIGHLHLLKKPLHRTLAKLSHQYGPVLHIQFGSRPVVLISSPSAAEECFTKNDVVFSNRPTLLAGKHLGYKYTTLTWASYGPHWRNLRRIASIELLSSNRLHMFSGVRLSETRSLVRHLFRSCQDGEFRTIEMKSTFFELTLNVVMRMIAGKRYYGENAVAVEASQFKEIVTETFRLSGATNIGDFVPVLNYFGLSGLDKKLVSLQSKRDKFMQELIEQHRKKNTNSSSEERWKTMSDVLLSLQETEPEYYTDEIIRGMMLVMLSAGTDTSAGTMEWAMSLLLNNPEALLKAHSEIEAHIGQNRLIEESDLLKLPYLRGVIYETLRVCPADPLLVPHESSEECTVGGFRVPRGTMLLVNMWAIQHDPKIWTEPEKFKPERFQVEGVEGLSYKFLPFGAGRRGCPGESLAMRVVGLALGSLIQCFEWKRSSKELVDMTEAAGLTMPKAQPLLAMFRPRPTMMDLLSKL, encoded by the exons ATGGATACACAATTCTACTACTACGTTTTATTGTTCATCTCCCTTTATTTCATAAGTGTTTTTTTGCTTCATAATAAGAACAGGGGACTCCCACCAAGCCCTGCTTTTTCCTTGCCGATTATAGGTCACCTCCACCTTTTAAAGAAACCCCTCCACCGAACCCTCGCCAAATTATCCCACCAATACGGTCCCGTTTTACACATCCAGTTCGGTTCCCGTCCCGTCGTGCTCATATCTTCCCCTTCAGCCGCAGAGGAATGCTTCACCAAAAACGATGTCGTTTTCTCAAACCGTCCTACTTTGCTGGCCGGAAAACACCTCGGCTATAAATATACTACACTGACCTGGGCCTCTTATGGTCCCCACTGGCGCAACTTGAGGCGCATAGCTTCCATCGAGTTATTGTCGTCGAACAGACTCCACATGTTTAGTGGGGTGCGCTTATCTGAGACAAGGTCGTTGGTTCGCCATCTCTTTCGAAGCTGCCAGGATGGTGAGTTTCGGACCATTGAAATGAAGTCAACATTTTTCGAGCTGACTCTTAACGTTGTTATGAGAATGATTGCCGGAAAGAGATACTACGGAGAGAACGCAGTCGCAGTGGAAGCGAGTCAGTTCAAAGAAATTGTGACCGAGACATTTCGCTTGAGCGGGGCCACTAACATTGGAGACTTCGTTCCGGTTCTGAACTATTTTGGGTTAAGTGGGCTGGATAAAAAGTTGGTGTCGTTACAGAGTAAGAGAGACAAGTTCATGCAGGAGTTGATTGAAcaacatagaaaaaaaaatacaaattctTCTTCTGAAGAGAGATGGAAGACCATGAGCGATGTTTTATTATCACTACAAGAAACTGAACCCGAATATTACACTGATGAGATCATAAGAGGCATGATGCTA GTAATGCTGTCAGCAGGGACAGATACTTCAGCCGGAACCATGGAATGGGCAATGAGCCTTTTGCTCAACAACCCAGAGGCCCTTCTAAAAGCCCATTCCGAAATCGAGGCTCATATCGGTCAAAACAGGTTGATAGAAGAGTCAGATCTTCTCAAACTTCCTTATCTCCGGGGCGTTATTTATGAGACCCTTCGAGTATGCCCAGCTGATCCACTCTTGGTTCCACACGAGTCCTCGGAGGAGTGCACCGTTGGGGGATTTCGTGTCCCACGTGGCACAATGCTATTGGTGAACATGTGGGCCATACAACATGATCCCAAAATTTGGACCGAGCCTGAAAAGTTTAAGCCGGAGAGATTCCAAGTTGAGGGAGTGGAAGGGTTGAGTTACAAATTTCTGCCGTTTGGGGCGGGAAGGAGGGGCTGTCCGGGCGAGAGCTTGGCGATGCGGGTAGTTGGTTTGGCCCTTGGATCGCTTATTCAGTGCTTTGAGTGGAAGAGAAGTAGTAAGGAGTTGGTGGATATGACTGAAGCGGCTGGGCTCACCATGCCTAAAGCCCAGCCCTTATTGGCAATGTTCAGGCCGCGCCCAACTATGATGGACCTTCTTTCCAAACTTTAG